Proteins from a single region of Cydia splendana chromosome 9, ilCydSple1.2, whole genome shotgun sequence:
- the LOC134793676 gene encoding cuticle protein 8-like, which produces MFSKIVALCAFVAVSQAGLLPEPHYSHAEAVSSQSIVRHDEQPHHSAKLIAAPVAKLAIAAPVAYHAAPAPVVYHHAAPAPVAYHAAPAVHYAAPIAKAVAHHEEEIAYPKYEYTYSVADDHTGDNKSQQETRDGDVVKGSYSFHEADGSIRTVEYTADDHNGFNAVVHNTAPTHAPAVLKAAPVLFKAAPVYYHH; this is translated from the exons ATGTTCTCCAAA ATCGTGGCTCTTTGCGCGTTCGTGGCGGTTTCCCAGGCGGGTCTCTTGCCTGAGCCCCACTACTCCCACGCCGAAGCCGTCTCATCCCAAAGCATCGTGCGTCACGATGAACAGCCCCATCACTCCGCCAAGTTGATTGCCGCTCCCGTCGCCAAGCTGGCTATCGCCGCCCCCGTTGCCTATCATGCCGCCCCCGCTCCCGTTGTCTACCACCACGCTGCTCCGGCTCCCGTTGCCTACCATGCTGCTCCCGCCGTCCACTACGCCGCCCCCATCGCTAAGGCTGTCGCTCACCACGAGGAAGAAATC gcATACCCCAAATACGAGTACACTTACTCCGTGGCTGACGACCACACCGGCGACAACAAGTCCCAGCAGGAGACCCGCGACGGAGATGTCGTGAAGGGCTCTTACTCTTTCCACGAGGCTGACGGCTCCATCCGCACCGTGGAGTACACCGCTGACGACCACAACGGCTTCAACGCGGTGGTGCACAACACCGCCCCCACGCACGCGCCGGCCGTCCTCAAGGCCGCTCCCGTCCTCTTTAAGGCTGCGCCCGTCTACTACCACCACTAA